The following proteins are encoded in a genomic region of Roseinatronobacter sp. S2:
- a CDS encoding ROK family transcriptional regulator — MDSPAPHHRRILWAISEAGPLSRTEISEMAGVSKAAVTGAVKELIAQGLLHETDSIRGAGRPATLIAFSSGSCLFAGLSLRPDRSRLVLCDAVGDIMGTADLPSMRTPESIPPLLDAAIKKLARDTGFDPDKVMGVGISVSGVVNAGQDTCVRSTLMGWENVPLGKMAADYLGLPVHIENDANALAMREKLFGAASEAASFALIDIDDGIGGAVFIGRNLFRGFAGGAGEVAHITVAPGGIPCQCGKRGCLDTISSLRAMKLAAGRANLKETDFDALEAAAAQGDPAAVEILHAAGDALGSIVAQIVQMLNPERVLIRLSAERCNGLFAAVMQQTVDANVLPQMRNRTRIDVAKTPFGAHAAGAASIATHRFLLAPPSQERTS; from the coding sequence ATGGACTCGCCCGCCCCACATCACCGACGCATCCTCTGGGCTATTTCAGAGGCAGGACCCCTAAGCCGGACAGAGATTTCGGAAATGGCGGGTGTGTCCAAGGCCGCCGTCACCGGCGCTGTCAAGGAACTGATTGCGCAGGGGTTGTTGCACGAAACCGACTCCATTCGCGGGGCCGGGCGGCCAGCGACGCTGATTGCGTTTTCATCAGGGTCATGCCTGTTTGCAGGGCTGTCGCTGCGCCCCGACCGATCGCGGCTGGTGTTGTGTGATGCGGTGGGCGACATCATGGGCACCGCCGATTTGCCCAGCATGCGCACCCCCGAAAGCATACCGCCGCTATTGGATGCGGCGATCAAAAAACTGGCACGTGACACAGGGTTCGACCCTGACAAGGTCATGGGTGTGGGAATATCGGTGTCGGGTGTTGTGAATGCCGGACAGGATACCTGCGTGCGATCAACCCTGATGGGGTGGGAAAACGTGCCATTGGGCAAAATGGCCGCCGATTATCTGGGTCTGCCGGTGCATATTGAAAACGACGCCAACGCGCTGGCCATGCGCGAGAAGCTTTTTGGTGCCGCGTCCGAGGCGGCGTCTTTTGCACTGATCGACATTGATGACGGCATCGGCGGCGCGGTGTTTATCGGGCGCAACCTGTTTCGCGGGTTTGCCGGTGGCGCGGGCGAAGTTGCGCATATCACTGTCGCGCCCGGTGGCATTCCGTGCCAATGCGGCAAACGCGGCTGCCTTGATACGATTTCCAGCCTGCGCGCAATGAAGCTGGCAGCCGGGCGCGCAAATCTGAAAGAAACAGATTTTGATGCGCTGGAAGCCGCCGCCGCCCAAGGGGATCCGGCGGCCGTTGAAATCCTGCATGCCGCAGGTGACGCGCTGGGGTCCATTGTCGCCCAGATTGTCCAGATGCTGAACCCCGAACGCGTGCTGATCCGGTTGTCGGCGGAACGCTGCAACGGGCTGTTCGCGGCGGTCATGCAACAAACCGTTGATGCCAATGTATTGCCCCAAATGCGCAACAGGACACGGATTGATGTCGCCAAAACACCCTTCGGGGCACATGCGGCGGGGGCCGCGTCCATCGCGACGCACCGGTTCTTGTTGGCGCCCCCCTCTCAGGAAAGGACCAGTTGA
- a CDS encoding ABC transporter substrate-binding protein, which translates to MNKLPIHGLRRILLASSVSLLAIGAQAQTLRIMQSEPPRSMDPADQTASFTQVVLAPMYEGLIGRSSDMEIVPVLATDWSHDDSGLVWTFNLREGVTFHDGTALDSAAVVNSFQRLLDPARGLAAAGRMRAVLADVEADGDMQVNFTLHSPYAGFVDLMATAVGWIVSPTADGAGNLGTAAVGTGPFRFQEWESGEYVSQTAFDGYWGDQPQLEGLHFTWSSEPSVLSMAVQSGEVDVVNPLPPIFAQTIANNPELDLIDQPGSSMFWVSLNVQSDALEHQAVRQALNFATNKDALVQALLRGYGTPATSPLSPTNPAWDDTLNPYPYDVEKALELLDAAGFADGFSMSVAVQEPEASIAEALQAMWGEIGVDLQIRRLESGVWSEAAFNDPDAKAADGLDAVIASWSSGSFNSDLQFRPLYATSSWAPGGANLGFFSSGALDDLIDRAASELDADARRDLYVEAQKLVNEEAPHVLLYSTRDLAAMRQSVDGVWLIPGGVVQVAGASIAD; encoded by the coding sequence ATGAACAAACTTCCGATCCACGGCCTTCGCCGGATACTCCTCGCCTCTAGTGTCAGTCTTTTGGCCATTGGCGCACAAGCACAGACACTGCGCATCATGCAATCAGAACCACCGCGGTCCATGGACCCTGCCGACCAGACCGCATCGTTTACCCAGGTGGTGCTGGCACCCATGTATGAGGGCCTGATCGGGCGTTCATCCGACATGGAAATCGTGCCTGTTCTGGCGACCGACTGGTCCCATGACGACAGCGGACTGGTCTGGACATTCAATCTGCGCGAAGGTGTCACCTTCCATGATGGCACCGCGCTGGATTCGGCAGCGGTGGTCAACAGCTTCCAGCGGTTGCTGGACCCTGCGCGCGGGCTGGCCGCTGCCGGACGCATGCGCGCAGTTCTGGCCGATGTGGAAGCTGATGGCGACATGCAGGTCAATTTCACCTTGCACAGCCCCTATGCCGGGTTTGTGGACCTTATGGCAACCGCCGTAGGCTGGATCGTCAGCCCCACCGCAGATGGCGCAGGCAATCTGGGCACCGCAGCCGTTGGAACCGGCCCCTTCCGGTTTCAGGAATGGGAATCGGGTGAATATGTCAGCCAGACCGCATTTGACGGCTATTGGGGGGACCAGCCCCAACTGGAAGGACTGCATTTCACATGGTCATCAGAACCGTCAGTCCTGTCGATGGCCGTGCAGTCGGGCGAAGTCGATGTGGTAAACCCGCTACCGCCAATCTTTGCACAAACCATCGCCAACAATCCTGAACTGGACCTGATCGACCAACCCGGATCATCCATGTTCTGGGTGTCGCTGAATGTTCAATCTGACGCGCTGGAACATCAGGCAGTCCGTCAGGCGCTGAATTTCGCAACCAACAAGGACGCATTGGTGCAAGCCCTGCTGCGCGGATACGGCACCCCTGCCACCTCCCCCCTGTCGCCCACAAACCCGGCATGGGATGACACGCTTAACCCTTATCCGTATGACGTTGAGAAAGCCCTCGAACTGCTGGATGCCGCCGGTTTTGCAGACGGGTTCAGCATGTCGGTCGCGGTGCAGGAACCCGAGGCATCGATTGCCGAGGCCCTTCAGGCCATGTGGGGCGAAATTGGCGTAGACCTGCAAATCCGCCGACTGGAATCAGGCGTCTGGTCCGAAGCGGCGTTTAACGACCCTGACGCCAAGGCCGCAGACGGGCTGGACGCTGTCATTGCGTCTTGGTCATCGGGTTCTTTCAATTCCGATCTGCAATTCCGCCCGCTTTATGCCACATCGTCATGGGCACCGGGCGGGGCAAATCTTGGGTTCTTTTCGTCCGGGGCGCTGGATGATCTGATTGACCGTGCTGCATCGGAACTGGATGCGGATGCCCGCCGCGATCTGTATGTCGAAGCCCAGAAACTGGTGAATGAAGAAGCGCCACATGTGCTGTTGTATTCCACCCGCGATCTGGCCGCCATGCGGCAATCGGTCGATGGTGTCTGGCTTATTCCGGGCGGTGTGGTGCAGGTTGCAGGCGCGTCGATCGCAGATTGA
- a CDS encoding ABC transporter permease, giving the protein MRNYFLRKLMMLPLILLGVSFIVFMSVRALPGDPARLMAGPEATQDAVDDMRVRLGLDRPLMVQYAAFLKGAATGDFGTSIRSQRPVSQELSRRYKATMELATVAYFFATIIGVPAGMIAAICKGRAPDHVVMVFAILGASVANFWLALVMMDYFSVQKGWLPLLGSGSAAHFVMPAIVLGLLPMALIARMTRSSMIETLDQDYIRTARAKGLGAFQVYQRHALRNALIPIVTIIGLNFGAVIGSTVVTETVFNWPGIGRLLVDAVRYRDYPIIQGVTLLAVVSVVLVNFFAEFLISVLDPRVRFN; this is encoded by the coding sequence ATGAGAAATTATTTCCTGCGCAAACTGATGATGCTGCCCCTGATCCTGCTGGGCGTGTCGTTTATTGTCTTCATGTCTGTGCGCGCCTTGCCCGGCGACCCCGCCCGCCTGATGGCAGGACCGGAAGCCACGCAGGACGCGGTGGATGACATGCGCGTACGGCTGGGGCTGGACCGGCCATTGATGGTGCAATACGCAGCCTTTCTTAAGGGTGCGGCCACTGGCGATTTCGGCACATCAATCAGGTCACAACGTCCTGTATCGCAAGAACTTTCGCGCCGGTACAAAGCAACGATGGAACTGGCGACAGTCGCCTATTTCTTTGCCACAATCATAGGCGTGCCCGCCGGCATGATTGCCGCAATCTGCAAGGGACGTGCGCCCGACCATGTGGTGATGGTCTTTGCTATTTTGGGGGCGTCAGTGGCCAATTTCTGGCTGGCACTGGTGATGATGGATTACTTTTCTGTGCAGAAGGGCTGGCTGCCCCTTCTGGGGTCGGGCAGTGCTGCGCATTTCGTGATGCCTGCGATTGTACTGGGATTGCTGCCCATGGCCCTGATTGCGCGCATGACACGGTCTTCCATGATTGAAACGCTGGATCAGGACTATATCCGCACCGCGCGCGCCAAGGGCCTGGGGGCGTTTCAAGTCTATCAGCGCCATGCGCTGCGCAATGCGCTGATCCCCATTGTTACAATCATTGGCCTGAATTTCGGGGCTGTCATCGGGTCTACAGTTGTGACCGAAACCGTGTTCAATTGGCCGGGCATCGGGCGGCTGTTGGTCGATGCGGTCCGCTACCGCGATTATCCCATCATTCAGGGCGTGACATTGCTGGCCGTGGTCAGCGTTGTTCTTGTCAATTTCTTTGCGGAATTCCTGATTTCCGTGCTGGACCCGCGTGTGAGGTTTAACTGA
- a CDS encoding ABC transporter permease: protein MLVAQRRPLSTAMNWCLRRPSLVLGGFIVGVLVLAAAFAPWLAPADPYQQNLMLSLMPPSAEHPLGTDAYGRDVLSRILYGARLSLLEISLGVGVALIFGVPLGLVAGMSGGNIDGAIMWVMDIIFAFPGIILAILIVSILGPSLFNMLMAIALFSLPVYARLTRNLTLGLKRMEYVQAAQALGASRLRVMFDHILLNALGPIIVQATLTAGTVVLTAASLSFLGLGAQPPIPEWGAMMSDGRNYVGVALWVSFFPGLAVTITVLGFNILGDGLRDLLDPRR, encoded by the coding sequence ATGCTTGTCGCACAAAGACGGCCATTGTCCACGGCCATGAACTGGTGCTTGCGCCGCCCGTCACTGGTGTTGGGTGGCTTCATTGTGGGTGTTCTGGTGCTGGCCGCAGCCTTCGCACCATGGCTTGCGCCCGCAGACCCCTATCAGCAAAACCTTATGCTGTCGCTGATGCCCCCATCGGCAGAACACCCTTTGGGCACCGATGCCTATGGCCGCGATGTTCTAAGCCGTATCTTGTATGGCGCGCGCCTGTCGCTGCTGGAAATCAGTCTGGGGGTCGGTGTCGCGCTGATTTTCGGGGTCCCGCTGGGATTGGTGGCAGGTATGTCGGGGGGCAATATAGATGGCGCAATCATGTGGGTGATGGATATTATCTTTGCCTTTCCCGGCATCATTCTGGCAATCCTGATTGTCTCGATCCTTGGCCCAAGCCTTTTTAACATGTTGATGGCCATCGCTTTGTTTTCGCTGCCTGTTTATGCAAGGCTGACACGCAACCTGACGCTGGGACTGAAGCGGATGGAATATGTGCAGGCCGCGCAGGCACTTGGCGCGTCCCGCCTTCGGGTGATGTTCGACCATATTCTGCTGAACGCTCTGGGGCCGATCATCGTGCAGGCAACGCTTACGGCGGGAACCGTGGTGCTGACTGCGGCCAGCCTGTCCTTTCTAGGGTTGGGCGCGCAACCGCCAATACCCGAATGGGGTGCCATGATGAGTGATGGCCGGAACTATGTGGGTGTGGCCCTTTGGGTTTCTTTCTTTCCCGGACTGGCGGTTACGATCACGGTTCTGGGGTTCAATATTCTGGGCGATGGTCTGCGTGACCTGCTTGATCCGCGCCGGTGA
- a CDS encoding ROK family protein → MEKINALAADIGGSYIRMSRVDDCGALHGPVLRRSTPVDDLDQFIQTLSDLVAELRQDAGNGSRLAIATAGLLNPATGVMRAANIPCLNNIAPAAALSEKLGRQVVLVNDADAFALAEATRGAGVGHVTVLGAVIGTGIGGGLVIDGRAVRGSGGVAGEWGHGPIASHHPHVLNRPLERMRCGCGQHGCADTFGGARGIERLHKLLGHPSQTTAQIVTGWKGGAAAASQTIDVWAEMLSEPLSLALNVTGASIVPVGGGLSSEPALVAKLDQAVRARILNETDQALLVPSLLGADAGLIGAALLARQISEGRP, encoded by the coding sequence GTGGAAAAAATCAACGCCCTCGCGGCGGATATAGGCGGCAGCTACATACGCATGTCGCGCGTGGATGACTGCGGCGCATTGCACGGCCCCGTCCTGCGGCGGTCGACGCCAGTTGACGATCTGGATCAGTTTATACAAACGCTGTCGGATCTGGTTGCAGAACTGCGGCAGGACGCAGGAAACGGATCGCGGCTTGCAATTGCCACGGCCGGATTGTTGAACCCTGCAACCGGCGTGATGCGTGCGGCCAATATTCCCTGCCTCAACAACATTGCACCAGCGGCCGCGCTATCGGAAAAGCTGGGCCGTCAGGTTGTGCTGGTCAATGACGCAGACGCATTTGCCCTGGCCGAGGCCACGCGCGGCGCGGGCGTCGGGCATGTCACTGTGCTGGGGGCAGTTATCGGCACCGGTATCGGTGGCGGGCTGGTGATTGACGGGCGCGCGGTGCGCGGCTCGGGGGGGGTTGCGGGGGAATGGGGGCATGGACCAATTGCCAGCCACCACCCCCATGTGCTGAACAGGCCGCTGGAGCGGATGCGGTGCGGCTGCGGCCAGCATGGCTGCGCCGACACTTTCGGGGGCGCGCGCGGCATTGAACGTCTGCACAAGCTTCTGGGCCATCCGTCCCAGACCACGGCCCAGATCGTCACAGGCTGGAAAGGTGGCGCGGCTGCCGCGTCGCAAACCATTGATGTCTGGGCAGAAATGCTGTCCGAACCCCTGTCGCTGGCACTGAATGTGACCGGCGCGTCCATTGTGCCCGTTGGCGGCGGTTTATCATCCGAACCCGCGTTGGTGGCCAAGCTGGATCAGGCCGTCCGCGCACGCATTCTGAATGAAACCGATCAGGCACTTCTGGTGCCCAGCTTGCTGGGCGCAGATGCCGGATTGATCGGCGCCGCGCTATTGGCCCGCCAGATCAGCGAAGGTCGCCCATGA
- a CDS encoding copper homeostasis protein CutC, which yields MTATLEICVDTLDGLDAAIKGGADRIELCAALDVGGLSPAPSLLYAAQSAPIPIYCMIRPRAGSFIYTARELDFMCAEITLVRELGFAGVVLGCGDESGLDIAGLSRLCAAADGLGRTLHRVVDLLPDRRDVPRQAASLGFERILTSGGQPQAQQGMADIAAMVRAAPQGVSIMPGSGVTAQNTARILRKTGAREIHASARGARNDAATGGRLHELGFCAVTTKHTDTALVAGLKWALGASEQGMA from the coding sequence ATGACAGCAACACTGGAAATATGTGTTGATACACTGGACGGATTGGACGCAGCAATCAAAGGCGGGGCCGACCGGATAGAGCTGTGCGCAGCGCTGGATGTAGGCGGGCTTAGCCCTGCGCCATCCTTGCTCTATGCAGCGCAGTCTGCACCCATTCCGATTTACTGCATGATCCGCCCCCGCGCAGGCAGCTTTATCTACACCGCGCGCGAGCTGGATTTCATGTGCGCCGAAATCACGCTGGTCCGCGAATTGGGGTTTGCAGGCGTCGTGCTGGGCTGCGGGGATGAAAGCGGGCTGGATATAGCGGGTTTGTCGCGGCTTTGCGCAGCCGCAGACGGGCTGGGCCGGACATTGCACCGTGTGGTTGACCTGTTGCCGGACCGCCGCGATGTTCCCCGTCAGGCCGCATCGCTTGGGTTCGAGAGGATCCTGACATCGGGCGGCCAGCCGCAAGCGCAACAAGGCATGGCAGATATCGCAGCCATGGTGCGCGCTGCACCGCAAGGCGTGTCCATAATGCCCGGCAGCGGGGTCACTGCCCAAAACACCGCGCGCATCCTGCGGAAAACCGGTGCGCGCGAAATCCACGCGTCGGCGCGCGGGGCACGGAATGACGCCGCCACCGGGGGCCGTCTGCATGAACTGGGGTTTTGCGCGGTCACCACAAAACACACGGATACGGCACTGGTCGCGGGCCTGAAGTGGGCACTGGGCGCGTCAGAACAAGGAATGGCATGA
- a CDS encoding histidine phosphatase family protein translates to MHENDRSATGFLPPDEFEAVADQFFAEPAKSVRGWETAEDAQRRIVTEVDACLAGPQKGDILFVGHGGVGTLLFCALSGIRIDRRFDQGSGGGGCSFEFDVQGRRPLLEWQPMEALMCGS, encoded by the coding sequence ATGCATGAGAATGATCGCAGCGCGACGGGATTTTTGCCTCCTGATGAATTCGAGGCGGTCGCGGATCAATTCTTTGCGGAGCCCGCCAAAAGCGTGCGCGGGTGGGAGACGGCGGAAGATGCGCAACGTCGCATCGTGACCGAAGTTGATGCCTGTCTCGCGGGCCCGCAAAAGGGCGATATTCTTTTCGTTGGGCACGGCGGTGTCGGCACCCTGCTGTTCTGCGCCTTGTCGGGCATTAGAATTGATCGACGTTTCGACCAAGGATCTGGTGGTGGCGGGTGTTCGTTCGAGTTCGACGTTCAGGGTCGTAGGCCGCTACTGGAATGGCAGCCGATGGAAGCATTGATGTGCGGCAGCTAA
- a CDS encoding LysE family translocator: MMVSQGPQEKAEKGRSHMPMETYLIYLAAVAVFFATPPDTSQLLVISNSIRHGLRRSVYTIAGDLSANCLQMTAAAFGLAAIIAASASAFIWVKWLGVAYLVWLGIRLILSKDHTSNIEANASGGAFRLFRQGFITSMANPFAVVFFGALFPQFIDPASPVAPQLFILGVTYILVDGAILLLWGWLGIRAASALKQFSFGLINKVCGSLMIAAAALLATKDFQPQR, encoded by the coding sequence ATGATGGTTTCCCAAGGCCCCCAAGAAAAGGCAGAAAAGGGCAGAAGTCATATGCCGATGGAAACCTATCTCATTTACTTGGCGGCAGTTGCTGTGTTCTTCGCGACACCCCCTGACACCAGCCAGCTGCTTGTGATTTCCAACAGTATCCGCCACGGGTTGCGCCGCAGTGTTTACACCATTGCGGGTGATCTGAGCGCGAACTGCCTTCAAATGACAGCGGCCGCATTCGGCCTTGCTGCGATCATTGCAGCCTCTGCAAGTGCCTTCATCTGGGTAAAATGGCTTGGTGTCGCGTATCTGGTCTGGCTCGGCATACGCTTGATTCTGTCGAAAGATCATACTTCCAACATCGAGGCAAATGCCTCAGGCGGGGCGTTCCGGCTTTTCCGACAGGGCTTCATCACGTCGATGGCGAACCCGTTTGCTGTCGTGTTCTTTGGCGCATTGTTCCCGCAATTCATTGATCCGGCATCGCCCGTTGCGCCCCAGCTCTTTATTCTTGGGGTGACCTACATCTTGGTTGACGGGGCTATCCTGCTGCTGTGGGGCTGGCTGGGTATTCGGGCAGCCTCTGCCCTGAAACAGTTTTCATTCGGCCTGATCAATAAGGTCTGTGGTAGCCTCATGATTGCCGCCGCAGCATTGCTCGCGACGAAGGACTTCCAACCACAGCGCTAG
- a CDS encoding Lrp/AsnC family transcriptional regulator, with amino-acid sequence MDTTDRKLLNHLQKNARTPVQALAEATGISTASVQRRMRMLREAGVIKREVAILDPKPLGLGITAIVAVELERDRLDQIDAFKRKAREDRQVTHFYCIAGESDFILVVMADDIAGYEAFTHRFFFADKNVRKFRTSIVVSTEKATSELPI; translated from the coding sequence ATGGATACAACAGACCGTAAACTTCTCAACCATCTTCAGAAGAATGCCAGGACCCCCGTTCAGGCGCTTGCAGAGGCCACCGGCATTTCGACAGCTTCCGTCCAGCGACGCATGCGAATGTTGCGCGAAGCGGGTGTGATCAAACGCGAAGTGGCCATCCTTGATCCGAAACCCTTGGGACTGGGCATCACCGCCATCGTGGCGGTAGAGCTGGAGCGCGACCGGCTTGATCAGATCGACGCATTCAAGCGCAAAGCGCGTGAAGACCGGCAAGTGACCCATTTCTATTGCATCGCGGGCGAATCCGACTTCATCCTTGTCGTGATGGCAGACGATATCGCAGGTTACGAGGCCTTCACACATCGGTTCTTCTTTGCCGACAAAAACGTCCGGAAGTTCCGCACGTCCATCGTGGTTTCAACCGAAAAGGCAACATCAGAATTGCCGATCTGA
- a CDS encoding AzlC family ABC transporter permease, with protein sequence MKHGAFAILPLALGAAVYGFAFGLLAAQVGFPWWGIGLMSASVHAGSSQIVAVEQFASTQTVFGAALAGAALNLRYIGIVASLSDVLAGLSLRARLLAIHITGDENWALTMAERAKSPDIGAQFLLGSGFVMISVWTVSTTAGAVVGAVLPDLESFGLGFAFTAAFIAMARGLWRGRSQMLPWVVAAAATVAVVSLGLPKAYAIVVGTLCGLVFLVIRRRTERVDA encoded by the coding sequence ATGAAACATGGTGCCTTTGCTATCCTCCCTCTCGCGCTCGGCGCTGCTGTCTACGGCTTCGCTTTCGGTCTGCTTGCGGCGCAGGTCGGCTTCCCATGGTGGGGAATCGGGCTGATGAGTGCCTCGGTCCATGCCGGATCTTCGCAGATCGTCGCGGTGGAGCAGTTTGCCTCGACGCAAACCGTGTTCGGCGCGGCCCTGGCGGGGGCGGCACTGAACTTGCGGTATATCGGCATTGTTGCGTCCCTGTCGGACGTGCTGGCAGGGCTGTCGTTGCGAGCCAGACTTCTGGCGATCCACATCACAGGTGACGAAAACTGGGCGCTGACGATGGCGGAACGCGCAAAATCCCCTGACATTGGCGCGCAGTTCCTGCTGGGGTCGGGCTTTGTGATGATCAGTGTCTGGACAGTTTCGACCACCGCCGGAGCCGTGGTTGGTGCAGTGCTGCCCGATCTTGAAAGCTTCGGTCTGGGGTTCGCTTTCACGGCGGCGTTTATTGCTATGGCACGGGGGCTTTGGCGCGGACGCTCGCAAATGCTGCCTTGGGTCGTTGCCGCCGCTGCGACCGTCGCTGTCGTATCGCTGGGCTTGCCCAAAGCGTATGCGATCGTCGTCGGAACATTGTGCGGACTGGTGTTTCTGGTCATCCGCCGTCGAACTGAAAGGGTGGATGCATGA
- a CDS encoding AzlD domain-containing protein yields MTGAHWAVIGVLALAAFSIRVVGLIAGGRIRASRHAWVLDELPGLIVVCLVAASLAGQPVQTSIAAAVALGAAVLTNHVIATMFVGVIVYAGLAINGI; encoded by the coding sequence ATGACCGGCGCGCACTGGGCTGTTATCGGCGTCCTCGCCCTTGCCGCGTTCTCAATTCGTGTTGTCGGATTGATCGCAGGCGGGCGTATCCGCGCATCGCGTCATGCATGGGTGTTGGACGAACTTCCCGGCTTGATTGTCGTCTGTCTGGTTGCGGCATCACTGGCGGGTCAGCCTGTGCAGACGTCGATTGCTGCGGCCGTGGCGTTAGGGGCGGCAGTCCTAACCAACCATGTCATTGCGACGATGTTTGTTGGCGTCATCGTCTACGCGGGTCTTGCGATAAACGGGATATGA
- a CDS encoding LysR substrate-binding domain-containing protein: MTPAPLASWMAMHPQVDLEIRERQSTEIARAVSAGLAEIGVLSQAAATGDLQTRPFAIDRLVVVAAHDDELAKRTHVAFADILARQFIGLMGSALQDHLDAQAASLGARLKMRVRMRSFEGICRMAAAGVGVGIVPETALSHLPGSIDIASVRLVDVWATRRLAICIHGEEDLTPPARNLFAYLTSTARI, from the coding sequence GTGACGCCCGCGCCGCTTGCGTCGTGGATGGCGATGCATCCGCAGGTCGATCTGGAGATCAGGGAACGCCAGAGCACGGAAATCGCGAGAGCAGTTTCCGCCGGGCTGGCCGAGATCGGCGTTCTTTCGCAGGCGGCCGCCACCGGTGATCTGCAAACCCGTCCTTTTGCCATCGACCGGCTGGTCGTGGTCGCCGCGCATGATGACGAACTGGCGAAGCGCACACATGTCGCCTTTGCCGATATTCTTGCCCGACAGTTCATCGGCCTGATGGGAAGCGCCTTGCAGGATCACCTTGATGCGCAGGCAGCCAGTCTTGGAGCAAGGTTGAAGATGCGCGTGCGGATGCGCTCGTTCGAAGGCATCTGCCGCATGGCGGCAGCGGGTGTCGGCGTAGGCATCGTTCCCGAAACCGCACTCTCCCACCTGCCCGGATCGATAGATATCGCATCAGTGCGTCTGGTCGATGTGTGGGCGACCCGCAGGCTGGCTATCTGCATCCATGGCGAAGAAGACCTGACGCCTCCGGCGCGAAATCTGTTCGCGTATCTGACGTCGACAGCGCGGATATGA